The DNA window CTGCAGGCCCCGGAAATTCTCCATGAAGTTCCCGCCGAACCACAGCGGCGGACTGGGGCTGAAGATGGCGGAATCCGGGTGCGTGCTGAACACCGCCATGATCCACAGCGGGGCCAGAAAGATCAGCGCCAGCGGCAGCAGGGCCAGATGTAGCCAGAAGGCCCCGGTGCGTTTGCGGGCCGTGACGCCCGGCGAGACCGGGGCGGCCACCTGCGGCCGGGCCGTCATCTTTCCCGTCCGAACAGCCGCAGCTGAATCACGCTGAAGACGGCGGCGATGGCGGCCACCGTGTAGGCGATGGCGCTGGCGTAGCCGAAGTTGAACGAGCGGAAGCCCTGCTGGTACAGGTACGTCCCCAGCGTCATGGTGGCGTTGCCGGGGCCGCTGTTGGTGATCAGGGCCGGTTCGGTGAACAGTTGCAGCGTGCCGATCACGCTCAGGACCATGCAGAACAGCAGCGTGGGCCGCAGCAGCGGCAGCGTGATTTTCCAGAACTGCTGCGCGGGCGTGGCCCCGTCGATGCTGGCGGCCTCGTACACGTCCTCGCTGATGCCTTGCAAGCCGGCCAGCAGGATGATGGCGTTGTAGCCGGTCCAGCGCCACAGCATCGCCATGATGATCACCGACATGGCCGGCCCGGCCTGGTTGAGCCAGTCCACGGCGGGCAGGCCGATTCCGGTCAGGGCGCGGTTGACCACGCCGAAATCGGTGTTGAACAGCAGCCGGAACACCGCCGAGTACGCCACGGTTCCCACCACCAGCGGCGCGAAGAAGGCGAAGCGGAACCATCCGGCGGCCTTCAGGAGTTTGCTGTTCAGGGCCACAGCCAGCACCGTCGCCAGCGACAGCATCAGCGGCACCTGGACCACCAGAATCACCAGGGTATTGCGCAGCGCCGTGCGGAAGAATTCGTCCTGAATCAGCCGGGACCAGTTGGACAGGGCGTAGGGTGCGTCTGCCCCCAGCCGGGAATCCTTGAAGCTCATCAGAAACGAGCTGATGATGGGCCACGCCCAGAAGGTGGCAAAGATCAGCAGGTACGGCAGGATGAACAGGTACGGCGCCTTGGGGATGCGCGCCCAGCGTCCTGCACGCCGGGCTGGAGGGGACAGCGGTTGTGAAGTGGTCATGGCTACCTCGGCAGAACACGGAGCGGAAGCGGAGAAGGCCAGAGCGGCCAAGTGGGCGCGGTGGCAACAGGCGAAAACAGAGGTGGGCGAGGGAAACGGGCGTCCGTGTGGTCGCCATTCCCTCGCCCTTGGCCCTCACGCCCCGTTCAGGCCCGGCGCGTCAGACAGACGCCGTGACGGAAGACGGGGGGGCAGGCGCTGGCCGCAAGCCTGGCCTTATTTGGCGACGGGCAGGCCCGTGGCGCTGCTGATCTTCTTGGCGGCGTCGTCCAGGGCTTCCTTGGCCGTCTTGTAGCGGCCCTTGATGTAGTCGGCCTGCACCACGATCATGACCTGACGGGCGTCCTGGAAGTACTGGGTGCCGCGCGCCTGGGGAACGTCGCCCAGGGTGCCCAGAATGGTCTGCCATATCGCCTGGTTGCCCCAGTACGGCTGCGCGGTTTTCACGTAGGGGTCCTTGGTGGCACTGAGCAGGCTGGGCACCAGGCCCTGGGACTTGAGCATGGTGACCTGTCCGCCAGCGGTTGCCAGGGCATTTTCGAGGAAGGCGTAGGCCGCCGCCTGGTTCTTGCTGGAGCTGGGAATCGCCAGGGCGCTGCCGCCCAGGTTGCTGGCGCGCACCCCTCCAGCCTTGGAGGCGGGCATCAGGTACACGCCCCACTTGCCCTTCTGGTCCGGGGCGTTGGTGCGGATGGTGCCCTCGTACCACGCGCCGAACATGGCGCTGGCGGTCTTGCCCGCCTTGACGTTGGTGATCTGGCCGCCCCAGTCGCCGGTGGCGACGACCTGCGCGTCGTACAGCTTCTTGATGGTATTCAGGGCGCTCACGCAGCCCGGCTGGTTGACCGTGACTGCCTTGGCAGCGTTGTCAAAGTAGAAGCAGCCGTTCTGATTGGCAAGCATGCGGAACCACTCGTCGTCCTGGCCGTTGGCGACGGTGGCCATCTTCACGTTGTTATTGAACTTGGCATTGACCTTCTTGCCTGCCGCGATGAAGTCTTCCCAGGTCTTGATGCTGGCCGGGTTGACGCCGGCCTGCTGGTACAGATCCCGGCGGTAGAACATCACCACGGGACCCGAATCCCAGGGCATGGCGTAGCGTTTGTTGCCCGCCATCAGCTCGGTCCATTTGAAGGCCGGGAAGTTCTTGACCAGCTTGTCCGCGCCCTTGGTGTTCAGGTCCACGAAGCAGTCGGGGAAGCGTGCCCAGAACACCTCGGCTTCGTTGTTCTCGATGGAATAGATGTCGGGCATGTCCTGGCCGCCGGCGGCGCATCCGGCCAGCCCCCGGTCATACACGTTCTGGTTGCCCAGATCTTCAACCTTGACTTTCACGTTGGGGTATTTCTTGTTGAAACTGGGAATGGTGCTTTCCAGCGCCTTGGCGGCGGCGTCCCAGGACCAGATCGTGACCGTGCCGGACAGATCCTGGGCAGCAGCGGAACCGACGAGCAGCAGGGCGGACAGGGACAGCATGACTTTCTTCATGAAAAACCTCCAGTTGAGGATAGGTGTCGAGGGGCATTGGACGGCATTGGTCTAGACCAGTTGGAAGTCGGCAATGCATTTCAGGAGATCGGCGGGAGGTTCGCTGCCGTGTCTGTCGGTGATCAGGGTGTCCACTGCCGACACGGGGGCCACCTGCGCCTGACTGATCTGGCCCAGCTTGCTGTGATCGGCCACCACCACGATTTCGCGTGCCTGATGCACCATGATCCGCTTGATCTCGGCTTCCTCGTGGTTGGCGTTGGTCACGCCCGCTGTGGCAGACACGCCGTTGCAGCCCAGAAACAGCCGGTCGGCGTGAATGCGGCCCAGCACTTCCAGCGCGTAGGGGCTGACCAGCGAGTGCTGCAGCGGGCGCAGCGTGCCGCCGGTCACGATGACGCGCACGTTCGGCAGCCGTTCGAGTTCCAGGGCGATGTTCAGTCCGTTGGTGATGATGGTCACGCCGCGCAGCGTGGGCGGCAGCGCGCGGGCCACCTCGGTGGTGGTGCTGCCCACGTCCAGAAACACGGTTTCGCCGTCCCGGACCAGTGCCGCCGCCGCCCGCCCGATGCGCCGCTTGGCCGCCGCGTGCCGGCGACTGGTCTCTTCCAGCGGGAATTCGCGCTGAATCTCCAGCGGCAGCCGCGCTCCGCCCCGCGTGCGCCGGATTTGCCCGGCCTCGGCCAGGGCCTTCAGATCACTGCGAACCGTGACTTCCGAAACCCCCAGAAGTTTTGAAAGCTCTGAGGCGGAAACTTCTCCATTCTGCTGTGCCAGCGAGAGAATCTCGCTCCTGCGGGCCTGAATCATACTCACCCCCTCAATCATTCTGTTTTCGGTGCTTTCGGAGTTTACGTTGGAACTGCTTCCGCGTCAAGAGTCGAGACGCGGGGTCTTTTGCTGTGCCCGCAGCGGCAAACGTTGGGGGTTTGTCCGCCCGCCCAGATGGCAAAAAGACACCAGATTACTCCCGTTGTCACGGCGGCGGTTCGGTGGACTGGGGTCAGGGTTGGGTGGGCAGGTCAGGCGTCTGTGTGCGGGTCCCATTGAAAGACCTCTTCCAGCGGCACGCCGAACACCTGCGCCATGCGGAAGGCGGCCTCCAGCGACGGCGAGTACCGGCCCGCCTCAATGGCGGCCACCGTCTGCCGGGTCAGGCCGATGCGCCCGCCCAG is part of the Deinococcus radiopugnans ATCC 19172 genome and encodes:
- a CDS encoding carbohydrate ABC transporter permease; its protein translation is MTTSQPLSPPARRAGRWARIPKAPYLFILPYLLIFATFWAWPIISSFLMSFKDSRLGADAPYALSNWSRLIQDEFFRTALRNTLVILVVQVPLMLSLATVLAVALNSKLLKAAGWFRFAFFAPLVVGTVAYSAVFRLLFNTDFGVVNRALTGIGLPAVDWLNQAGPAMSVIIMAMLWRWTGYNAIILLAGLQGISEDVYEAASIDGATPAQQFWKITLPLLRPTLLFCMVLSVIGTLQLFTEPALITNSGPGNATMTLGTYLYQQGFRSFNFGYASAIAYTVAAIAAVFSVIQLRLFGRER
- a CDS encoding ABC transporter substrate-binding protein, with translation MKKVMLSLSALLLVGSAAAQDLSGTVTIWSWDAAAKALESTIPSFNKKYPNVKVKVEDLGNQNVYDRGLAGCAAGGQDMPDIYSIENNEAEVFWARFPDCFVDLNTKGADKLVKNFPAFKWTELMAGNKRYAMPWDSGPVVMFYRRDLYQQAGVNPASIKTWEDFIAAGKKVNAKFNNNVKMATVANGQDDEWFRMLANQNGCFYFDNAAKAVTVNQPGCVSALNTIKKLYDAQVVATGDWGGQITNVKAGKTASAMFGAWYEGTIRTNAPDQKGKWGVYLMPASKAGGVRASNLGGSALAIPSSSKNQAAAYAFLENALATAGGQVTMLKSQGLVPSLLSATKDPYVKTAQPYWGNQAIWQTILGTLGDVPQARGTQYFQDARQVMIVVQADYIKGRYKTAKEALDDAAKKISSATGLPVAK
- a CDS encoding DeoR/GlpR family DNA-binding transcription regulator — protein: MIQARRSEILSLAQQNGEVSASELSKLLGVSEVTVRSDLKALAEAGQIRRTRGGARLPLEIQREFPLEETSRRHAAAKRRIGRAAAALVRDGETVFLDVGSTTTEVARALPPTLRGVTIITNGLNIALELERLPNVRVIVTGGTLRPLQHSLVSPYALEVLGRIHADRLFLGCNGVSATAGVTNANHEEAEIKRIMVHQAREIVVVADHSKLGQISQAQVAPVSAVDTLITDRHGSEPPADLLKCIADFQLV
- a CDS encoding helix-turn-helix transcriptional regulator; this translates as MIQGTIRNRVRALRFHNGEMSQAELGGRIGLTRQTVAAIEAGRYSPSLEAAFRMAQVFGVPLEEVFQWDPHTDA